A segment of the Arachis hypogaea cultivar Tifrunner chromosome 5, arahy.Tifrunner.gnm2.J5K5, whole genome shotgun sequence genome:
taaaaattattttatcaaatataattattgttgcttgtatttattaaaaattatttttaatttaatttaccaaatataaatactaccacttttaaaaaattatcttttaaattttaacttttataaactatttttaaaaaataaaaactttaccaaactaaCTCTAAATCTCATTTCAATTGTGACAAAATTGGATAGATAAAAGTGGTCTCTCTTAATGCATTACTGCAACATAGTTTAAAATCACGTGACAACTACAAGCAGGTTATTTTCGTTAGAAGATCTACTTAACCATGTCCGGTATAAGTTTAAGAAACTGAAGCTAAGTTCTATAAAAAGGTTCAATGAAtaataaaggtttaattattctctttaccaaatttttaattaaatttttatatatattttttttaattgaatttttttacattttcttAATTTAGTTCCTATTAACGttaaacgttaaaaaaaattaataaattataaaattatttgtataTCCTTAAGAAcccaaggaaaaagaaaaaaattataaaaacctaattgaaaatttaataaacctataaatatccaataaaaaatattcatataattttttttgcttatttatatacaaattatataaaaatatgttttatctATTTATAACTTCTTTTTATATCATACACAGTAGCAGCTAAAATCTTAATCTTAGTATTGAACATAGTTAGCCATATTAAGAATTTATAGGATCACTTTTCAAATTCCAACACAGTTCAATAACTACAACATTTAATCAATGAATTTATTTTCACCCAAAATAGCtcaaatttttgttaaataaatagatataacatACTCAACcaattaaaaaagaagaaattatcattatatatttgaataataaataGAATCTACTATAATACAACAAATTTAAACAACAATGATTTAAAAAGACAAACATGATTTACTTATACAATTCAAACAATTTTAAAACAGAACACTTATACTGATTATTTAGGTAGAATATTTGAAATTGATACTTCATTGAccaaaagatccttatcaaaAGCATTTGATGTTGGCTCTTCTTTGATCTTTCTTTCAACTAAAAATATAGGATGATTAGGAATAGAAAGTATCATTGTCTCCCTTGCTAGCATAACAATCACTGTGTGCATCTTCTTGTACACACAATAAACCAGTATGTAATCTTAGATTTTCAAAACCAAGTAAGTTCTCAATCCACATTTATAATCTaattatactataaattctataagaacataaaattctccttctttttctcttaAATTCATCTGAACTCTGAAGCATTCATCTTTTATATTCATATTCAAATAATACAATCTGACTATTCAGAGATAAAGGAAGTATAGTCCATTAATTCATCGGGGACATCCTCATGCTTAGAATGCTTCTCCTTTCCACCCACCAAACTCCCCAGATTTCCAACCGCGGTAGTCCGTGGTGGCACGTCAATTAAAACAACGCTCCCGGCACCGATCTTAGCACCTTCCCCAATCTTCACGTTGCCGAGAATTGTAGCACCGGCACCAATCAGCACACCATCACTAATCTTGGGGTGCCTGTCCTCACCAATCTTAGTGGTACTATCGAGGGT
Coding sequences within it:
- the LOC112803828 gene encoding serine acetyltransferase 5-like, with the protein product MAFKAPPFVPLRPPSCLATPRLTSPHCASSRSAYTRSAKIVVGETAVIGNNVSILHHVTLDSTTKIGEDRHPKISDGVLIGAGATILGNVKIGEGAKIGAGSVVLIDVPPRTTAVGNLGSLVGGKEKHSKHEDVPDELMDYTSFISE